Sequence from the Streptomyces sp. R33 genome:
CGTAGCTGCGCCGCGCCGGCTCGATGCGGATCTGGCAGCGCAGCGCGAGGGCGTGGACGCGCTGGTCGGCGGCGGTGGTGATGCGCAGCCGGAACACGAGGGTGGGGCCGGCCGCGTACGGGTCGGCGCGCACCCCGGTGCAGGCGAAGGTGAAGTCGCTCATGCCCGCCCCTCCCCCGCCGCGGCGGGGACCTTGGCCCGGCGCTCCACCTGTGCGAAGAAGGCGTTCAGCGCGGCGCGGGCCTCGGCCCCGCCGTCGAAGCCCTGCCACAGCAGCCGCATCCGCCCCACCAGTTCGTAGCAGATGTCGATGGGCACGAGGTAGCACTCGGTGCGGCCCTCGGCCCGGCGCAGCAGCAGCGCCTCCACGTCGGGTTCGAGCAGCGAGGCGAGTGCCCCGCCGCCGAGTACGTGCTGCCAGGTGGCCGGGTCCAGTTCGCTCTCGGTGGCTCCGGCCGGGCTCGGGTAGAGCGCGACCAGCCGGTCGAGGGCGGCGTTGCGGAAGAAGAAGGCGACGCCGACCGGGATCTGCAGCTGCTCCCAGGCGCCCTCCTCGAGCCGGTGCTCCGGGTCGGTGAGGTAGCGGTCGGGGACGGCGCGGAAGCGACCGGTGGCGGCGCCGGGCCGGTCGAACAGGAGGGCGCACGCGGTGCAGGCGCAGACCAGCGCCCGCTTCTCGGTCTCCACCAGGTGGCGGTGGCCGTCCTCGGGCACGGCCACCCCGCACAGCTCGCAGCGCTCGGGCCGGGGCGGCCGGGGCCCGGTGAACCGGCGCAGGCCGCGCGGGCCGCGCAGCCCGGCCGGACCGGCGGAGCCCGTGCGCGGCTCCGCCGGTGCCCAGGGGTGCCGCGCGCTCACCGGGCCCGTGCCGGGGCCTGCGGGCGGGTGCCGATCTGGAGCAGGGGCAGCGGCACCCCGGCCGGTTCCAGTTCCACCGCGGTCACCTCGGGCGCGAAGCAGGCCAGGGCGTCCTCGACGCCCTGCGGCACCGCGTCGCCGGCGGACCCGCAGCCGCAGCCGCCGCCCGGCGCGGACCGCAGGCGCAGGACGCCGGTGGCCTCGTCGAAGCCGGCCAGCGACACGGGGTCCCGTACGGAGTCCAGGGCGCGGGCGATCCGGGTGTGGACGTCCTCGGGGTGCAGGTCGTGCAGGGCCAGCAGGCTCGCGACGAGCTCGTCGTCCAGCAGCCCGCCGAGGCGCTCCACGCCGAGCCGCTCCACGATCCGGGCGAGCCCGGCCCCGTAGAAGTCCATGAGCACGCGCACCAGTTCCTCGGCGGCGGCGCAGGCCTCGCGGTCACCGCCGGCGGCCAGCCGGTCGAGGACCTCGTCCACCCGCCGGCCCGCCTCGCGGGCGTCGGTCGCAGCCCCGCTCATCCGCCCAGTCCGCTCAGGCCGGTGGGCACGTGCATCTGCTTCACCGTCTTGCCACCGCCGACGTACATGTGCACGCCGCAGGGCAGGCACGGGTCGAAGCTGCGCACGGCGCGCATGATGTCGATGCCCTTGAAGTTCTCCGGGGAGTTCTCCTCGAAGATCGGGGTGTTCTGGACGGCGTCCTCGTACGGTCCGGGGGTGCCGAAGGTGTCGCGGGTGCTGGCGTTCCACGGGGTCGGCGGGTACGGGTGGTAGTTGGCGATCTTGCCGTCGCGGATCACCATGTGGTGCGAGAGCACGCCGCGGACGGCCTCGGTGAACCCGACTCCGATGGACTCGTCCGGGACCTCGAACTTCTCCCAGGTCTGGGTGCGTCCGGCGCGCACCTCCTTGAGTCCCTGCTCGGCGCAGTGCAGTGCTACGGCGGCCGCGTACGCCTGGAAGTACGTGCGGGCGCGGTTGCGCTCCAGCGCGTTGCTCCACTTCGGGATCTTCCACTCGAAGCGCGTCTCGGGCTTGGTCATCGTGCGCGGCAGGTTGATGACGACGCTGTTGCCGGTGGCCTTGACGTAGCCGATGTCGACGAGCCCGGAGAGGGCGGTGGACCACAGGCGGGCGATCGGGCCGCCGCCGGTGTCGAGGGCGAGGTGGTCCTTGCCGTCGAACCAGCGCGGGGACATCACCCAGCTGTACTTGTCGTCGAAGTTGCGCTTCTGCGGGGCGGGGATGGTGTGCTGGTTCCACGGGTGGCGGGCGTCGACGGGGTTGCCGAGCGGGTCGTGCGTGACGAACTTCTCCTGGCCCGCCCAGTCGTCGTAGTACGAGCTGCCCAGCAGGATGCGGATGCCGAGGTTGATCTCGGTGAGGTCGTTGGTGACGAGTTTGCCGTCCACGACCACACCGGGGGTGACGAACATCTTCCGTCCCCAGTCGGTCATGTTGGCGTACGTGAAGTCGCAGTACTCGGGATCGTTGAGCGCGCCCCAGCAGCCCAGCAGGACGCGCCGGCGGCCGACCTCCTCGTACCCGGGCAGGGCCTCGTAGAAGAAGTCGAAGAGGTCGTCGTGGAGCGGGACGACCCGCTTCATGAACTCCACGTACCTCATGAGGCGGCTCATGTAGTCCGTGAAGAGCTGGACGGAGGCGATGGTGCCGACGCCGCCCGGGTAGAGGGTGGAGGGGTGCACGTGGCGGCCCTCCATCAGGCAGAACATCTCGCGCGTGTAGCGGCTGACCTGGAGGGCCTCGCGGTAGAACTCGCCCTCGATGGGGTTGAGCGAGCGCATGATGTCGGCGATGGTGCGGTAGCCGTGGTCCCCGGCGTGAGGGGCCTCGGTGCGTTCGGCGAGTTCGAGGACCCCCGGGTTGGTCTCGCGGACCATCTTCTCGCAGTAGTCGACCCCGACCAGGTTCTCCTGGAAGATGTTGTGGTCGAACATGTACTCCGCCGACTCGCCCAGGTTGATGATCCACTCGGCGAGGTGGGGCGGCTTCACTCCGTACGCCATGTTCTGCGTGTAGACGGAACAGGTGGCGTGGTTGTCGCCGCAGATGCCGCAGATGCGGCTGGTGATGAAGTGCGCGTCGCGGGGGTCCTTGCCGCGCATGAAGACGCTGTAGCCGCGGAAGACCGACGAGGTGCTGTAGCACTCCGCGACCTTCTTCTGCTTGAAGTCGATCTTCGTGTGGATGCCGAGACTGCCCACGATCCGGGTGATCGGATCCCAGGCCATCTCCACCAGGCCGCTGCCGTCGCCGGCCGCCTTCGTCTTCGGTGTCATCTTGTCTGCCGTGACCCTTCTTGGAGACGGGAGCTGGAGGTTCTTGGAAGCGGAGCGGTGGTGGGGCGGACGTGGTGCGGACGCGGAGCTGCGGGCGGCCGGGTCACCAGGGCTTGCGGTAGCCGGTGGTCAGCTGGCGCCCCGGGTGGCGCCACTTCGGCTCCTGGTCCACGGTGTGCTCGGTGATCGCCCTGAGCTTGCGGATCACCGTGCCGTAGACCCCGCTGGCGGTGGCGGACACCTTCGCGCCGGGAGGCTCGTCCATGAACGGCATGAACTTGTCGGGGAAGCCCGGCATGGTGCAGGCGATGCAGATGCCGCCGACGTTGGGACAGCCGCCGATGCCGTTCATCCAGCCGCGCTTGGGGACGTTGCACTTGACGACGGGGCCCCAGCAGCCGAGTTTGACCAGGCACTTGGGCGAGTCGTAGGTGTGGGCGAACTCGCCCTGCTCGTAGTAGCCGGCCCGGTCGCAGCCCTCGTGCACGGTGGCGCCGAACAGCCAGGTCGGACGCAGCTTGTCGTCCAGCGGGATCATCGGGGCGGAGCCGGCTGCCTGGTAGAGCAGGTAGGTGAGGGTCTCCGAGAAGTTGTCCGGCTGGATCGGGCAGCCCGGGACGCACACGATCGGGATGCCGGCCTTCGAGGTCCAGTCCCAGCCGAGGTAGTCAGGCACGCCCATGGCGCCGGTGGGGTTGCCCTCCATCGCGTGGATGCCGCCGTACGTGGCGCAGGTGCCGATCGCGACCACGGCGAGGGCCTTGGGCGCGAGGCGGTCGATCCACTCGCTGGTGGTGATGGGCTGGCCGGTCTCCGGGTCGTCGCCGAAGCCGCACCAGTAGCCCTCGGGTTTGATCTTCTCGTTGGGGATCGAGCCTTCGACGACGAGCACGAAGGGGTCGATCTCCCCGCGCTCCCCCTTGAAGAACCATTCGATGAACGTGTCGGCGCCGCCGACCGGTCCGCATTCGAAGTCGATCAGCGGCCAGTGCACGGCGATCTTGGGCAGGCCCGGCAGGACGCCCATGACGATCTCTTCGATGCTGGGCTGCATCGCTGCCGTCAGGGACACCGAGTCGCCGTCGCAGCTCAGTCCGGCGTTGATCCAGAGGATGTGGATCGTGGGGTCCTCTACTGCCGTGCTCGGCGTTGCTGCATCCATGAGGATCGCTCCTTGGGGAGGGATGCGGGGAAGGTGGGTGGGGCGGGGACGGGGACGGCGGACGGGCGGGTGCACCGCGCCGGCCTCACCCTTCTTGCTAGCAGCCGGCCGAGCCGGGTGCCCTGTCTTGTTCGGCCGGTCCAGTGACTGCGGGCCGCCGGGAGGGCAGCGGCGCGGTCCGCCGTCCGGGCACGGTCCGCTCCAGGTGGGCCGGGGTGCGGTCGGGGAGCTCCTTGCGCACGAAGGCACGGCGCAGGGCGTGGTACGGGGCCTGCGGGTCGAAGAAGGTCTCCCGCATCCGCGCGAGTTCTGCCTCGCGGTAGGCGGCGAGCGGCCGGACGCTCTCGTCGGCGTCGCGGCGGGCCTTCTTGCCGGCGATCCGGGACCGGATGGCGGGCGAGTCCGCCACCCGGACGGCGAGCCGGGCGGTCTCGTCCGCGAAGGCCTGCGGGCCGCAGTCGATCGTACGGTCGACCAGCCCGAGCCGCCGGGCGGCTTCGGCGCTGAGGGGCAGGGCGTCGGCGGTGAGGCGGTCGGCGACGCCGGTCCCGGTCCGGCGGGGCAGCGTGTAGGTCCAGTACTCGGATCCGTGCAGGCCCATCAGCCGGTAGTGCGGGTTCAGCACCACGCCGGTACGGCACCAGACCTCGTCGGCGGCGAGCGCGAGCATGGCCCCGCCGGCCGCCGCGTTGCCGCCGAGGGCGGCCACGACGAACCGGTCGGTGGTGGTGAGGACGGCCTCGACCAGGTCGTCCATGGCGTTGATGTTGGCCCAGGACTCCTCGGCGGGGTCGGCAGCCGCCTCGATGACGCCGAGGTGGATGCCGTTGGAGAAGAAGTCACGGCCGCCGCCGAGGACGAGGACGGAGACGGGGCGGGTGCAGGCCTCCCGGTAGGCGGCGAGCAGGCGCCGGCACTGCGAGGTGCTCATCGCGCCGCCGGGGAAGGCGAACGTGAGGAAGCCGGCTCCGCCCTGCTCCCGGTAGCCGATGTCGGACCAGGTGCGCGGGCCCTCTTCGGCGTACGGAGGCGCGGGGAGCTCGGGGAGCGGTGGCAGCCGGTCGCCGAGGGCCAGGGTGGCGGGGAGTTTGACGGGAGCCGGCTCGGCCGCCGTGCGCCGGGCGCGGAGCTCGGGGATCCACACCGCTGCGTCGACGGTCGCCCGGCAGATGGCGCCCGCCCGGGTGGCGAGCAGCTCGCCGGGACGGCCCCGCAGCTGGTCCTCGGGGTGTCCGCCGTGCAGGAACCACTGGCCGCCGAGCAGTTCGTCGAGTACGCCGGGCTGGGAGTCGGCGGCGCGCAGCGCGCGCACGACGCTCTCCGTGGAGTCGTGGTGCCAGTCGATCCGGCGCAGTTCCTGGCGCAGGTAGGGCCGGGCGCGGCCCGATTCCTGCCGCTGCGGCACGTGGGTGCCCGAGGCGAAGCGGTCGACGGCCGTCAGTACGGCGGACAGGGCGGCGTCGGCGATCTCGCCGCGGTACGCGTCGCTCTTGCCGACGGGCGGCAGCGGGCAGTCCGCGGTGGCCCAGACGTCGCCCGCGTCCATCTCCTCGGCGGCCTGCAGGACGGTGACGCCCCAGCGGGTCGCGCCCTCGGTGACGGCCCAGTCCAGCGAGGAGGGTCCGCGGTCCCCGACGGGTCCGGGGTGGACGATCAGGCAGGTGTGGGCGGACCACACCTCGCGGGGGATGGCCGTCTTGAGCATCGGCGCGAGCACGAGGTCCGGCCGGTGGCGCTCGACGGCCTCGGCGAGGGAGACGCCGGGCAGGGCGAGCTCGACCGCCACACTGTGCCCGCGGTCCCTCAGTTCAGCGTGGACACGCTGAGTGAGACTGTTGAACGCGCTGGCGGCGAGCAGGATGTGCACGTGATCTCCCAAGCTTCCGGCCCCCGGCGATCTGCGGCCGCAACACGTACGACCGCTGGAGATCGTTGACCACCGGCGTGCGCACGCCGGCTCGACGTACGGGGGGTGTCACCCGGAAGGGGGCGCGCGGGCCGCCACCTGGTGGATACGCGACGTACGCGGGGACTGGAGCAAGTGGCCCGGCTCTCCCCTTGAGCAGGTGGCCCGGATCAGCCGACCGGCGCGAGCCTCAGGTGCTGAGGCGGACGCGTCAGGTGTGCGGAGAGGTCCGGGAGGAGCGGCGCCTCCCCGGCCGTGAACCAGAGCAGCACGTCCTCGCCGGTGCGTACGGGCAGGGCGGGGAAGGTGTTCGGGGCGTGTTCCGTGCGGTGGACCGCCGTCGGAGGGGAGCCGGCGGCGGCCAGCCGGGGACGCAGGCTCCGCTCGAAGTGGCCCTCGAAGGACGGGTCTGCGGGGTGGCAGATGGTCACCGTGACCGGGCCGGCGCCGGCCCGGGCGGCGAACCCCGGACCGCGCAGCAGGAGGACGTCGTCCGAGTCGGCCATGGTCGCGTTGGCCCGGTCGCGGTGCTCCTGCCAGACGGGGCCCTCGTAGAAGGCGCGCAGCGAGCGCTCCCGCCGCCCCATGTCCGGGAAGGCGCGCAGCCAGACGAAGCGGTCCGGGTCGTCGAGGTCCCGGAAGCGTCCGCCGACGGTGACGCCCGCCGCTTCCTGCCCGGTGACGAACTCCCGCTCGAAGAGTGCGATCAGGGTGTCCCGGGCACCGGGGTGCAAGGTGTACTGCCTGAGTTCGACGATCATCGCCGCAGACTAGGACCGGTCCGCTGACACCTCCTGTCAGTGGACCGGTCCGCGGTCGCCGGCGTCAGCAGCCCGGAGCCCCCGTGCCGCCGCGCTGCGGCAGACTCAGGTTGGGGGCGGAGCTCGGCCAGGTGAGGGTGACCGTCTTCGTCGTCCCGTCCGCGTTGAGCTGGACGATGGGGGCCGGCTTGCCGACCGGGTTGCCGTCGGCGCCGAACGAGAGCCAGCCGCTCGCCCCCGGGAGCATCTGCGCGCAGTAGAACTGGTGGAGGATGCCGGTCTCCAGCCCCGGGTTCTTCACGCCGGCCTCGTCGTGCCGGGCCGCGCTGATCGCGGCGACGGCGGCGTCGTGCGAGAGCATCGCCTGGCCGCTGGCGAGATCCGCGGGGTCGAAGGCCAGGGGTGCCGCTCCGGACAGGGTGGCCAGGGGCTGCTTCGTGCACGGGTCGGGCCGGCCGGTGAACGCGGACCAGAACTGGTCGTAGTTGCGCTTGGCGTCCGATCCGGGGCATTCGGTGCCCCATTCGTCCGGACTGGCCAGGGCGGTGTACGTCACCGTGACCCGGCCGGAGGCGAGGCCCTTGAGCACCGCGTCGTCGCGGATGGCCGCCGAGGCGTCGTCCCCGACCAGGATGCGCAGCTGCGGGATGCCGCAGGGCGCGCCCTGCACCCAGTTCTGCACGAACGCCCCGAGGTCGCGGCCGCGTCCGGCGAAGTACACGACGGACGGTGCGGCCTGGCACAGGTTGGCGTGCATCAGGTTGAACTGCTGGATCAGGTAGTCCTGGCGGCCGGCGCCGCTCGGGAGGCTCCGGGGCGAGGTGTACGGGAGCACCGTCACCGTGCGGTCCGGCGCCTGGAAGCGGGTCTTGGCCTCCGCCGCCAGCGTGGCCGTGTAGTCGTCGTCGGCGACGCTGTCCGCCACCACGGCGAGCGAGGTCACGGCCGGGCGCAACCCGGACACGTACTGGTTGGCCGCGATCACGGAGTCGGAGTTGGTGGGCGAGACCCGGAACATGTCGGGGATGGTCCGCTTGCCGGCCGGGTCCGCGGGGTCCAGGTTCATCGAGTTGCCGGTCACCGTGGACCCGATGACGGGGATGTGCAGCTGGGCGGAAATGGCCGCGGCCGCCTGGCGGGTCTGCTCGGTGCTCTGGCCCAGGCCGACGACCGCCGAGATGTGCTCGGCCGCGGCGTTCTTCTTGACGCTGGCGACCGCCTGCTGCCAGGACCCGTACTGACTGCCCATGTTGGCCAGGTACAGCTTGACGCCTGGTGTACTGCCGTACGCGGCCGTGTTGTTGGCACGCCAGACGGCGGCCATGGCGCCCTCGATGTTGTGGTAGAGCGATTCGTAGGTCAGCGTGTCCACGTCATCGATGGGCGAGAGGTTCAGCATCAGCACCACGCTGGTGGAGTTCCCCTGCACCGCCTCGTTGGCGGCGCGGATCGTGTCCTCCAGCTTGCCCATGCGCGCGGGTTCGCCCTTCGTGAAGGGCCTGCTGTCCAGGTTCACGCCGACGCAGGCCAACGGCGTGCCGGCGGCGGTCATTCCGGGACCGCACGACAGCGCGGGCGGGAACAGCACGCCGTAGCCCCACGTGCCGCCGAGCACGGCACCGGCCAGGAGCAGGAGGGCGGCCGTCAGCGAGAGCACGGGATGGCGGCGCAGCCGACCGAGCCGTGGGTTGCGTACACCTGCGGGCATGTGGACTCCTTGCGGTGCGCCCGGCCACGCCGACGGCGTGGCGCGGAGGGTCAGGCGAACAGCGCGCCCGCCTGCTGGAGGGCGCTGACGTCGAGCAGACGGGAGTTGTGCGAGAGCCGTTCGAAGCCCTCTTCGATCTGGGCGTCCCAGCGCCGGCTGCGCTCGGTGAGCGGATCGTTGTACAGCCACAGCAGCGCCAGGAGCTTGGCCGTGGCGACCGCCACGACGTCCCGGCCGCTCTGCTCGATCCCGGCGAGGAGGAGTGCGTACGACTCCTGGGCGGACTGCTCGTGGACCAGGCGGCACGGCGCCGAAGCCAGGTAGTCGAGCAAGCGCACCCATGCGCGGTGGTCCCGGTCGAACCGGTCGGCCAGCGCCTCGGCCACGGGGGCGAACTTGCCCAGGGCCAGGTCGTAGAAGAGCTGCTGTTCCTCGCGTGCGAAGCCCGGGCCGCCGTTGTGGGTGGCGGCGAGGGCGGCCAGGGCCCGGGCCTGGCGGGTGAACACGTCGTGCCACGGGTCGGCGGGATGCCCCCCTTCCGCTGCGGCGCCGGGGGCGCCGGCCGGGGTGGCGGCGGAGAGGGCGGTGAGCGCGCAGCGGCTCAGCCAGGGATGCAGGACGGGGGGTCTGTCCGCCTCGCCCCAGCCGACCTCCCGGATCCGGGACGGGCGGTGGAAGAAGGTGCTGACCCACAGGTGGCGGCGTAACAGCTCGAGGCTGCGGGGCAGGTCGGCTATGTCCGGCGGTACGCGGGGGTCGTCGGCGGTGCGCATGTCGGCGAGGTAGGCGGCCGCCAGGACGACGGGCGGCGGGTTGGTCCGTCCCGGCTCGGGGGCGGCGAGCCCTTCGGGAAGGCTGGTCTCCAGGGCCCGCGACCACAGCGGTCTTCCGCTCGCGTCGACCGCGGCGGGCAGGGGTCTCTCCGGTACGCCGGCCTCCGCGTCCGGCGGCGCGCTCTCGCGCTGCTCCTGCAGGGCGATGGCGGCGCCCCAGTGGCCGCCGGTGAGGGCGTGGACGACGGACGCCGCAACGGGTGCGGCGAGCGGCGCAGCGTCGTCGGTCAGGTACGAGACCCGCTCCTCGGACATCGGATCGAGCCACACGGGATACCAGTAGTGGGCCGCCGAGGCGGGGTCGGGGCCGGGGCCGGCGCCGGCCCCGTCCTGCCGGGTCCAGCCCGTACGGGTGGCCCGACTGAGGAGGGGGACGCGGCGCTGCGGGGTGTCCGGCAGCGGGGAGGTGCGCCAGGGCTCGCACCAGCGGGTGGTCCATTCCGGCTGCCACTGGTCGCAGGCGGCGAGGACGACGAGCGGGTCGGCGGCAGACCCGGAGCCCGGCTCGTTCTGCTCGTTGCGTATGCGTGCCGCGACGAGTGCGGCGAGGAACCGGCGGCCGGCCGGGGTCTGGGCGCCGTCCACGAAGAGGACCCAGGCGTGGTCGTGCCGGGCGGCCCGGCCTGCGTACTCCTCCGGCAGCTCGCACGAGCACGAGGAGCGCAGCGCCGGGTGCCGTTCCGCCTGGTCCTTGGCGTCGGCGAGGAACGCGGCCAGCAGCGGCCCGACCGCAGCCGACCGGGACGCGGAACTCAGCCTGATCAGCGCGTCGAGGGAGCTCGCGGCCTCGGCCTCCGGGATGCCGACGTGCCAGCGCAGCGCGTCGCGCAGGCCCCAGCGGGCGGTGCTCTGCAGCAGCGATCCGATCACCGGACGGGCCCGTTCCCGTGCGGCGGTGACGACTTCGCGCGCCTGCCCCTGGACGAGCGGGCTGAGCGCTCCGGTGACCACCACGTCCATCGTGGCGTCCACGGCCTCCTCGAGCCGGGTGGCGAACCGGCCGCGGCGGGTGTTGCGCGTGTACTGCTGGATCAGGCCTTTGATCTGGTCCGTGGCCCGGGAGCGGTCCGCTTCGAGGTTCTCGTTGAGGGCCAGCAGGCCGAGGGCGAACCGGTGGAAGACGGGGCTGCGGCGCAGCGTGTCCCAGCCGCGCATCATCTGGAAGGCCACCAGGGCCGCGGCGGACACCGGGTCGAGCGGGTTCTCGTGGAAGTCGAGGTGGGCGTGGACCACCGTGGAGCCGCAGCCCTGGGACAGGGAGCGAAGCATCGTGGTCTTGCCCGACTGCCGGGGTCCGAGCAGCGCCACCACGGGCTGCCGCTGGTCCGGGTACCGCCAGATCATGTGCCGAAGAAAAGCGTCGGTCCCCTCCGCATGGCCGAGCTCCGCCGTTGCGCTCACCATTCCCCCGCCCCCCAACCGAAAGATGCGACGCACCTGCCGACGGAACGGAAGGTAACACCGGGAAGACGCGGAGCGACGGTGAATGCCGCGGATCTCCTTCCCGGAATTCCGGGGACCACACGCAGATCCCTGCGCGGATCATGCGGTCGATCTTCAACGGATATTCTGCGTCCACGCAGGCGGGGCCAGAACGCCTGGAAGCAGATGCAACACCCGATGTGCCGGGCCGCACCGTGCGCGGCAGGAGATGGAGTCCCGATGGACGTGCAGCACTTCGAGCGGATCACCGCATTCATCGAGGCGCGGCTCACCCCGCTGTTCGGCGAGGCCACCGGCAGCGAGCACGGCTTCGCGATGGACGACACCTCCCGTGCCCTGCGCGCCCTGCGCAACGCGGTGCTGGAGGCCTCCGCGGTCAAGGGGCTCCTCGAGAAGCGGGCGGAGGCCGAGCCGGCGCTGCGCCGGGTCATCGACCAGTCGGTGGAGCACCACTGGGACGTGCTGCGCGGGATCGCCCGCCAGTGGGAGGACCACACCGACTTCCTGCGCGAGTTCAAGCGGCACGCGTGGGAGCTCGACGAGGTCCTGGCCGCTCCGGCCGCCACCACGGAGGGCTGAGCCCCGCCGGGTGCCGCCCCCCTGCCGACCGCGTCCGCGGGCCGGGGCGGCATCCGGCGCAGGTCCGCCGCCCCCGGAGTGACAATGGGTGTGTGGACCCGCTGCCGGGCCGGCAGGAGACGAAGATGAACGGCTCGGTCCCTATCGGACGTGTTGTCGGTGTGCCGCTGCGCATGCACTGGAGCGTGCCCCTGCTGGTGGTGCTGTTCGCGTACGGCCTCGGCCGCCAGACCCTGCCCGTGTGGACTCCGGGGCGCTCGAACGCCGTGTACACCGTCGCCAGTGTCGTGGGCGCGCTGCTGCTGATGGGCAGCCTGCTGCTGCACGAGACGGCGCACGCCGCGACCGCGCGCAGGAAGAAGATCTCCGTCGAGGACGTCACCCTGTGGGCGCTGGGCGGGATGACCAGGATGGGCCGGCCGCAGACCGCCGCGGCGGCCTTCGTGGTGGCGGTGAGCGGGCCGCTCACGAGCCTTGTGCTCGGTGGCGCCGCACTCGGCGCGGGGATCGGGCTGCACACCCTGCTCGGCTGGGCGGTGCCCGCAGCCGTCCTGGTGTGGCTCGGCTGGACGAACCTGTTCCTCGGCGTCTTCAACCTGCTGCCGGCCGCGCCGCTCGACGGCGGACGGGTGCTGCAGGCGCTGCTGTGGTGGCGTACGGGCGACCGGGAGCGGGCGGAGCGGGCGGCCTCGCGCAGCGGACAGGTCATGGGCGTGCTGCTGGCGGCCGTGGGCTGGATCTCCTTCCTGCGCGGGTCGTCGAGCGGACTGTGGCTGGTCTGCATCGGGCTCTTCGTCGCGTTCGTCGCGGGCGCCGAGCGCCAGCAGGCCGTGCTGCGTACGGGGCTGCGGGGCGTGCGCGTGGCCGATGCCATGTCCAGCCCGGTGACGACCGGGGCCGACTGGCTGAGCGTGCGGCAGTTCGTCGACGAGGTGGCCGTGGAATCCCGGCATTCCGCACTGCCGCTGCTCGATTTCGACGGCCGGCCCAGCGGGGTGGTGCACCTGCGCGCTCTGGCCCGGATCCAGGACGCTCAGCGGGACGCGCTGCGCGTACGGGACGTCGCGACCCCGCTGGCGCAGTGCGCCGTCGCCGCCCCGGACGACCTGCTGGGCGAGGCCCTGGACGGGCTGCGCCCGGGGACCGGGCTGCCGCTCCTGGTGGTGGACGGGGGCCGGCTGGTGGGGATCGTCACCGCGAAGGACATCAGCCGGCTCGTGCAGCGGCAGACGCTGCGCGGCCGCCGGGAGCCCGAGTGAGGCGGTGGCCGCCGGGGGCGGCGGCTGCGGCGGTCCGGCTCCGAGCGCGGCTTCGGGTGTGCGGCGTGACAATGGGGGTGCGATGACGTACATAGCCGTGAGCGCGTTGAGCCATGCCGGGCTGGTACGGGACCACAACGAGGACAGCCTCGTCGTCGGGCCGTGGACGCTGTGCGCCGGTGTGACCCGTAATCCGCAGACGCTCGTGTTCCCGACGGGCTCGCCGCTCGTCGTCGCGGTCGCCGACGGGATCGGCGGACAGCCTGCCGGCGAGGTGGCGAGCGCGCTGGTAGCCCGCCAACTCGCGATGCTCGGGCCCTCCTTGGACAGCGAGGGAGCCGTCCGCGAGGCGCTCGTCCTGTGCAACCAGGCGGTGTACGCGGCTGCCGACAGCGATGCGCAGCTGGCCACCATGGGCACCACGGTCGCGGGTGCCGTCGTACTGGAGGACTCGCTGATCTCCTTCAACGTCGGCGACAGCAGGGTGTTCGACGCCACGGCGGAGGAGCTGCGGCAGCTGAGCGTGGATGACAATCCGCCCCTGGAGCCGGGGCAGCGCACCACGTCGCTGCTGACCCAGGCACTCGGGGGCGCCCGCCGGCGCAGCGCGATCACGCCGCACGTCTCGACGGAGCCGCTGTCCGCCGGAGCCCGCTACCTGGTGTGCTCGGACGGGCTGACGGACCCGGTGGCGCCCGAGGAGCTCGACGAGCTGCTGCGGGTGCACGACGACGGCAAGGCCGCGTTCGAGCTGTGGAAGGCCGCCATCGATGCCGGCGG
This genomic interval carries:
- a CDS encoding DUF5947 family protein, producing MRRFTGPRPPRPERCELCGVAVPEDGHRHLVETEKRALVCACTACALLFDRPGAATGRFRAVPDRYLTDPEHRLEEGAWEQLQIPVGVAFFFRNAALDRLVALYPSPAGATESELDPATWQHVLGGGALASLLEPDVEALLLRRAEGRTECYLVPIDICYELVGRMRLLWQGFDGGAEARAALNAFFAQVERRAKVPAAAGEGRA
- a CDS encoding nickel-dependent hydrogenase large subunit encodes the protein MTPKTKAAGDGSGLVEMAWDPITRIVGSLGIHTKIDFKQKKVAECYSTSSVFRGYSVFMRGKDPRDAHFITSRICGICGDNHATCSVYTQNMAYGVKPPHLAEWIINLGESAEYMFDHNIFQENLVGVDYCEKMVRETNPGVLELAERTEAPHAGDHGYRTIADIMRSLNPIEGEFYREALQVSRYTREMFCLMEGRHVHPSTLYPGGVGTIASVQLFTDYMSRLMRYVEFMKRVVPLHDDLFDFFYEALPGYEEVGRRRVLLGCWGALNDPEYCDFTYANMTDWGRKMFVTPGVVVDGKLVTNDLTEINLGIRILLGSSYYDDWAGQEKFVTHDPLGNPVDARHPWNQHTIPAPQKRNFDDKYSWVMSPRWFDGKDHLALDTGGGPIARLWSTALSGLVDIGYVKATGNSVVINLPRTMTKPETRFEWKIPKWSNALERNRARTYFQAYAAAVALHCAEQGLKEVRAGRTQTWEKFEVPDESIGVGFTEAVRGVLSHHMVIRDGKIANYHPYPPTPWNASTRDTFGTPGPYEDAVQNTPIFEENSPENFKGIDIMRAVRSFDPCLPCGVHMYVGGGKTVKQMHVPTGLSGLGG
- a CDS encoding hydrogenase expression protein HypE produces the protein MDAATPSTAVEDPTIHILWINAGLSCDGDSVSLTAAMQPSIEEIVMGVLPGLPKIAVHWPLIDFECGPVGGADTFIEWFFKGERGEIDPFVLVVEGSIPNEKIKPEGYWCGFGDDPETGQPITTSEWIDRLAPKALAVVAIGTCATYGGIHAMEGNPTGAMGVPDYLGWDWTSKAGIPIVCVPGCPIQPDNFSETLTYLLYQAAGSAPMIPLDDKLRPTWLFGATVHEGCDRAGYYEQGEFAHTYDSPKCLVKLGCWGPVVKCNVPKRGWMNGIGGCPNVGGICIACTMPGFPDKFMPFMDEPPGAKVSATASGVYGTVIRKLRAITEHTVDQEPKWRHPGRQLTTGYRKPW
- a CDS encoding enoyl-CoA hydratase-related protein; amino-acid sequence: MHILLAASAFNSLTQRVHAELRDRGHSVAVELALPGVSLAEAVERHRPDLVLAPMLKTAIPREVWSAHTCLIVHPGPVGDRGPSSLDWAVTEGATRWGVTVLQAAEEMDAGDVWATADCPLPPVGKSDAYRGEIADAALSAVLTAVDRFASGTHVPQRQESGRARPYLRQELRRIDWHHDSTESVVRALRAADSQPGVLDELLGGQWFLHGGHPEDQLRGRPGELLATRAGAICRATVDAAVWIPELRARRTAAEPAPVKLPATLALGDRLPPLPELPAPPYAEEGPRTWSDIGYREQGGAGFLTFAFPGGAMSTSQCRRLLAAYREACTRPVSVLVLGGGRDFFSNGIHLGVIEAAADPAEESWANINAMDDLVEAVLTTTDRFVVAALGGNAAAGGAMLALAADEVWCRTGVVLNPHYRLMGLHGSEYWTYTLPRRTGTGVADRLTADALPLSAEAARRLGLVDRTIDCGPQAFADETARLAVRVADSPAIRSRIAGKKARRDADESVRPLAAYREAELARMRETFFDPQAPYHALRRAFVRKELPDRTPAHLERTVPGRRTAPLPSRRPAVTGPAEQDRAPGSAGC
- a CDS encoding NIPSNAP family protein; the encoded protein is MIVELRQYTLHPGARDTLIALFEREFVTGQEAAGVTVGGRFRDLDDPDRFVWLRAFPDMGRRERSLRAFYEGPVWQEHRDRANATMADSDDVLLLRGPGFAARAGAGPVTVTICHPADPSFEGHFERSLRPRLAAAGSPPTAVHRTEHAPNTFPALPVRTGEDVLLWFTAGEAPLLPDLSAHLTRPPQHLRLAPVG